DNA sequence from the Streptomyces sp. NBC_01497 genome:
TCTGAACGAGTTCGGCATCGTGCTGTTCACCGGCGCCAAGGACGTCACCACGCTGCCGATGCTCGTCTACAGCAAGGCCATCCTCCAGTCCGACTACGCCGGTGCGTCAGTGGTCGCCGTCGTCAACGTGGCCATATCCGTGGGCCTTTACACCGTCTACCGAATGGTGGCGCGTCGTGTTGGTGCATAGCCGCGGCGGCCGGTGGGCCGTCTGGATCGTGTTCTTCGTCCTCTTCCTGCCGCTGTTCGCACTGCCGCTGCTGGTGCTGCTCGCCGCGTCCTTCGCGTCCCGCTGGTCGGGAGTACTGCCGTCCGGCTGGACCGGTGCGAACTACAGCGGGGCCGTGCACGGCGACGCGCTCCAAGCCCTGACCACCAGCCTCGTCACGGCTGTGGTGGCGAGCCTGCTCGCGCTGCTCGTGGGGAGCTGGGCGGCGCTCGCTGCCGCCGCGCTGCGCAGGCACGGCCGGCGCCTGCTCGACGCGCTGTTCATGCTGCCGGTGGCCGTTCCGTCGGTCGTCGTGGGTCTCGCGGTGCTGGTCGCGTTCAGCAGGCCGCCGCTGCTGCTGAACGGCACCCGCTGGATCGTGATCCTCGCGCACACCCTGCTCGTCACCGCGTTCGCGTACCAGTCGGTGTCGGCAGCCGTACGGCGACTCGATCCGGCGTACGAGCAGATGGCCGCGTCCCTCGGCGCCCGTCCCTGGTACGTCCTGCTGCGTGTGCGGCTGCCCCTCCTGCTGCCGTCGCTCAACGCCGCCGCCGGTCTCTGCTTCGCCCTGTCCATGGGGGAGTTGAGCGCCACGATCATGCTCTATCCACCCGACTGGATGCCGCTGCCCGTGGAGATCTTCAGCTCCACCGACCGGGGCTCCCTCTTCGCCGGGTCGGCCGTGGCGGTCGTCCTGATGGCCACGACCCTGCTGGTACTGCTCGGCCTGGGCCGGATCAGGACCCGCGCCTCGTACCGCTGACCCCCGCGCGTCCCCCTCCAGCCCCCGCCCCTTCCCACCCCTCGGCGCCCCACTTCCCCCCTCACCCCCACTCCTCCTCCCTTTCGCCTCCCCCTGTCAGGAGAAGACAACGTCATGCGACGCATTACCCGACCCCTTTCCCTCGCGACCGCCGTGACCGGTGGCATCGTGCTCGCCGGGACCCTCACCGCCTGTGGCGGTTCCTCGTCCGCCGCGGACGCCAAGGTCGTCACCGTCTACAGCGCCGACGGGCTCAAGGGCGAGAAGAACGACGGCTGGTACGACAAGGTGTTCGCCGACTTCACCAAGAAGACCGGCATCAAGGTCAAGTACGTCGAGGCTGGCTCGGGCGAGGTCGTCCAGCGCGCCCTGCGCGAGAAGTCCAACACGCAGGCCGACGTCCTCGTCACACTGCCGCCCTTCATACAGCAGGCCGACGGGAAGGGGCTGCTCCAGAAGTACGCCCCAGCCGGCGCCGACCAGGTCGCCGCAGGCGACAAGGCGTCAGACGGTACCTGGACGTCCGTCGTCAACAACTACTTCGGCTTCGTCAGCAACAAGAAGGAAGCGGTGCCCGCCCCGTCCACCTGGGAGGACCTGCTCAGCCCGAAGTACCGCAACAAGCTGCAGTACTCCACCCCCGGCGTCGCGGGCGACGGCACCGCCGTCCTCGTCCAGGCCATGCACGACTTCGGCGGGGAGAAGCCCGCCCTCGCGTACCTCAAGAAGCTCCAGGCCAACAACGTCGGCCCGTCCTCCTCCACCGGCGCCCTCGCGCCCAAGGTCGACAAGGGCGACCTGCTCGTCGCCAACGGCGATGTGCAGATGAACTACGCGCAGTCCAAGACGATGCCCAACCTGAACATCTGGTTCGCCAAGAAGCAGGGCGGAACGCCGTCCACCTTCGCACTGCCGTACGCGGCCGGACTCGTCACCAAGGCCCCGCACAGCGCCAACGGCAAGAAGCTCCTGGACTTCATGCTCGGCGAGCAGGCACAGCAGGAGGTCTCCCCGATCGGTGGCGGCTTCCCCGCCCGCGGCGACGTCAAGGCGTCAGGACCCGACGCGGACGCGCTGGCCCGCCTGCTCGACGGCGTCCAGGTCTTCCAGCCCGACTGGACCGACATCGACAAGAACCTCAACACGTACGTGCAGGACTGGCAGAACGCCACCGGGAGCTGACGCGGGCGGCTCGGGTACACGGGGCCCCGAGCCGCTGGTCCCGGCCCGTCTTTCCGCGGGGCGCACCGGGCTCACCCGTCCCCCGGGGCCCACCGGCGCACAGGGCCCACCGGCCCGCCGGCCGGTGGGCCCGATCTGCCGTCAACGGGACGCTTTTCAGGGGTCGTTCACCCTCACCCGTTCGACGAGGCCGGTTGACCCGCGCCCGCGCCACCGGGCCCCCGGTTCCTGGACGGCACCGCCCGGAGCGACGGCCTACGCGGTCCCCTCCAGCAGCGTCCGCGCCGCCGTCAGGAACAGTTCGCTCACCTCGTCCGGCCCCGCCGTCGACAGCGGTTCGATACGGCTCACATCCCGTACGAGCCCGATCCCGACCAGCCACGCCAGCACCAGTTGGGCGCGCAGCCGCGCGTCCGGGGCGCTGGTGAGGGTCGCGAGCGCGGCCGCGTAGTCGTCGCCGAGCTGCTCCGCGATGTCCGCGGCCGGGCCGTCCGTGCCGAGTGAGCGCAGGAACGTCACCATGGTGTGGTCGCGTCGCCTGCCGGGTTCGTCCCGCAGCATGCTGCGCAGCGTCGTGTCGAGCAGTTGTTCCACGGGCGTCTGGTGCAGTTGCTCATGGCCGAGGCGTGCCGCGACGGCCTCGAAGACCGCGGCTTTCGAGCCGAAGTAACGAAAGATCAAGGACTGGTTCGCGCCCGCGCGACCCGCGATGTCCCGCACCGTGGTGCGGTTGAACCCGCGTTCGAAGAAAAGCTCCGCGGCGGCGTCGAGCAGTGCCTTCCGCGTCGCCGCCGCGTCGCGCGCCCTGGGGCGTGCGGGGCGTCCGGTTTCAGCCACATGTCCTCCCGTGCACACCGTATCCCCCGCTTCCCGGTCCGGGGTTTCCTTGACGGCCGGGAAGGTGCTGCCTAGCTTGTAAGCGTCTGCTTGCAAGACGTTCGGTCGCAGGGGCGCCACGGAGAGTGCGGACGACGGCTGTCCGGGGTCCCCCGCGAGCGTCCACCCCGTCGGCCACGTTCCCGTGGGAGAGATCCTTGACGAGCACCACACCCCCCACCGCAGCCTCCCTCTCCGCTCCCCAGCCCGTTCCCTACCCCTTCAACGAGGGGGACGGCCTCGCCCTGCACGAGGCGTACGCCGACGCCCGGGGCGGCGCGGGCATGATCCGGGTCCAACTGCCCCACGGCGGGCCCGCCTGGCTCGCGACCCGCTACGAGGACGCCCGGTTCGTCCTCGGCGACCTGCGGTTCTCCCGGGCCATGGCGGTCGGTGACGCGGAGGAGCCGCGCTACAACCCGGCCGTGACCCAGCCGAGCATCCTGTCGATGGACCCGCCGGACCACACCCGCCTGCGGACCCTCGTATCCCGCGCCTTCACCCGCCACCAGGTGGAAGGACTGCGGCCCTGGGTACGGCAGTTGACGTCCGACCTGCTGGACGCGATGCTCGCGTCCGGCTCCCGCGCCGACCTGGTCGACAGTTTCGCGCTGCCCCTGCCGGTGGCCGTGATCTGCGAACTCCTGGGCGTACCGGCCGAGGACCGGCCCAAGTTCCGCGCGTGGAGCGACGCGCTGCTCTCCACGTCCCGCCTCAGTGAGGAGGAGATGCGGGGCAACCAGGAGCAGTTGACCGCGTACATCTCCCAGTACGTCGCCGAGCGCCGCGCCCGTCCGCAGGACGACCTGATCTCCGGCCTCATCGAGGCCCGCGACGCCAAGGACCGCCTCAGCGAGCAGGAGATGGTCAGCCTCTGCCTCGCGATCCTCGTCGCGGGCCACGAGACGACGGCCTCCCAGATACCCAACATGGTCTGGGTACTCCTCGAACAGCATGATGAATGGCAGCGGTTGGTCGGCGACCCGGAGCTGGTGCCCGGCGCCGTCGAGGAGTTGATGCGCTACATCCCCCTCGCGTCGGGCGGGTTCTTCCCCCGGTACGCGCACGAGGACATCGAGGTCGGCGGTGTGCTCGTGCGGCGGGGCGAGCCGGTCCTCGTGTCTCTCGGAGCGGCCAACCGGGACCCGGAACGCTTCGAGGACCCCGACGTGCTCCGGTTCGACCGGCCGGCCAACCAGCACCTGGGCTTCGGCCACGGTGTGCACCACTGCCTGGGCGCCCAGCTGGCCCGGATGGAACTCCAGGAGGCACTGCGCGCCCTCGTC
Encoded proteins:
- a CDS encoding ABC transporter permease subunit, whose amino-acid sequence is MLVHSRGGRWAVWIVFFVLFLPLFALPLLVLLAASFASRWSGVLPSGWTGANYSGAVHGDALQALTTSLVTAVVASLLALLVGSWAALAAAALRRHGRRLLDALFMLPVAVPSVVVGLAVLVAFSRPPLLLNGTRWIVILAHTLLVTAFAYQSVSAAVRRLDPAYEQMAASLGARPWYVLLRVRLPLLLPSLNAAAGLCFALSMGELSATIMLYPPDWMPLPVEIFSSTDRGSLFAGSAVAVVLMATTLLVLLGLGRIRTRASYR
- a CDS encoding 2-aminoethylphosphonate ABC transporter substrate-binding protein, which gives rise to MRRITRPLSLATAVTGGIVLAGTLTACGGSSSAADAKVVTVYSADGLKGEKNDGWYDKVFADFTKKTGIKVKYVEAGSGEVVQRALREKSNTQADVLVTLPPFIQQADGKGLLQKYAPAGADQVAAGDKASDGTWTSVVNNYFGFVSNKKEAVPAPSTWEDLLSPKYRNKLQYSTPGVAGDGTAVLVQAMHDFGGEKPALAYLKKLQANNVGPSSSTGALAPKVDKGDLLVANGDVQMNYAQSKTMPNLNIWFAKKQGGTPSTFALPYAAGLVTKAPHSANGKKLLDFMLGEQAQQEVSPIGGGFPARGDVKASGPDADALARLLDGVQVFQPDWTDIDKNLNTYVQDWQNATGS
- a CDS encoding TetR/AcrR family transcriptional regulator; the protein is MAETGRPARPRARDAAATRKALLDAAAELFFERGFNRTTVRDIAGRAGANQSLIFRYFGSKAAVFEAVAARLGHEQLHQTPVEQLLDTTLRSMLRDEPGRRRDHTMVTFLRSLGTDGPAADIAEQLGDDYAAALATLTSAPDARLRAQLVLAWLVGIGLVRDVSRIEPLSTAGPDEVSELFLTAARTLLEGTA
- a CDS encoding cytochrome P450 produces the protein MTSTTPPTAASLSAPQPVPYPFNEGDGLALHEAYADARGGAGMIRVQLPHGGPAWLATRYEDARFVLGDLRFSRAMAVGDAEEPRYNPAVTQPSILSMDPPDHTRLRTLVSRAFTRHQVEGLRPWVRQLTSDLLDAMLASGSRADLVDSFALPLPVAVICELLGVPAEDRPKFRAWSDALLSTSRLSEEEMRGNQEQLTAYISQYVAERRARPQDDLISGLIEARDAKDRLSEQEMVSLCLAILVAGHETTASQIPNMVWVLLEQHDEWQRLVGDPELVPGAVEELMRYIPLASGGFFPRYAHEDIEVGGVLVRRGEPVLVSLGAANRDPERFEDPDVLRFDRPANQHLGFGHGVHHCLGAQLARMELQEALRALVTKVPQLRVTGDAVWKRQMLVRAPRSLPVGW